One Rosa chinensis cultivar Old Blush chromosome 5, RchiOBHm-V2, whole genome shotgun sequence genomic region harbors:
- the LOC112164017 gene encoding uncharacterized protein LOC112164017 has product MSEMGSSLKRGSSDIGWEYAELADASNLDRWKCKLCGKLVSGGIYRMKQHIAHIKGNVAPCKKSSDEAKAKCKNVIEEANSKKKQKSRHEAKVREEVILEGDEDNEASQGTRRMSHTLGPMDSFASPIDPDSSLDASRKMRQQNINDVLFKQRTHSVHQYLARWVYKARIPFHAIDSDSFKRFVEAVGQFGPGYRPQSQYQLRKPLLKEEVERTKSSLKRQEEEWALNGCSIMTDAWRDRKRISIMNLCINCAEGTTFLSSKEASDEAHTETYIFEYVDKCIEDVGPQNVVQVMTNNASNNMAAGDLMKLKRPNIVWTSCATHTLNLMLQGIGNLPRFKGVIENAKSFTIYIYAHHKTLPLMRKFTKKRDIVRPGVTKFATAFLTLQSLMEKKNELRDDY; this is encoded by the coding sequence ATGTCGGAGATGGGTTCATCATTGAAGCGTGGTTCGAGTGATATTGGATGGGAATATGCGGAGTTGGCGGATGCTTCAAACTTGGATAGGTGGAAGTGTAAGTTGTGTGGGAAATTAGTCAGTGGTGGGATATATCGAATGAAGCAACATATTGCCCACATCAAGGGAAATGTGGCTCCTTGTAAAAAGTCTTCGGATGAGGCTAAAGCCAAATGCAAGAATGTTATTGAAGAGGCAAATTctaagaagaaacaaaagagtAGACATGAAGCAAAAGTGAGGGAAGAAGTCATtcttgaaggagatgaagacaaTGAAGCGAGTCAAGGGACAAGAAGAATGTCGCATACTCTTGGGCCTATGGACAGTTTTGCATCCCCCATCGATCCGGATTCTTCATTGGATGCAAGTAGGAAGATGAGGCAACAAAATATCAATGATGTACTTTTCAAGCAAAGAACACATAGTGTGCATCAATACTTGGCTAGATGGGTGTATAAAGCTCGGATTCCTTTTCATGCCATTGATAGTGATAGCTTCAAGAGGTTTGTCGAAGCGGTTGGTCAATTTGGCCCGGGTTACCGACCACAAAGCCAATACCAATTAAGGAAGCCATTATTGAAGGAAGAGGTAGAGAGAACTAAAAGTTCATTGAAGAGACAAGAAGAAGAGTGGGCTTTGAATGGTTGCTCTATTATGACCGATGCTTGGAGAGACCGAAAAAGAATAAGTATCATGAATTTGTGTATCAATTGTGCGGAAGGCacaacttttctttcttctaaggAAGCATCAGATGAGGCACACACCGAGACATatatttttgaatatgtggacaAGTGCATTGAAGATGTTGGACCACAAAATGTGGTTCAAGTGATGACGAACAATGCTTCAAATAATATGGCAGCGGGAGATTTGATGAAGTTGAAGAGGCCAAACATAGTTTGGACTTCATgtgcaactcacaccttgaatctTATGCTTCAAGGAATTGGCAACCTACCTAGATTCAAAGGAGTGATTGAGAATGCAAAGAGCTTCACCATCTATATTTATGCACATCACAAGACTTTGCCATTGATGAGGAAGTTTACAAAGAAAAGAGATATAGTGAGGCCGGGAGTCACTAAATTTGCAACCGCTTTCCTCACTTTGCAAAGcttgatggagaagaagaatgagttgAGGGATGATTACTAA